The following are encoded in a window of Brevibacillus sp. DP1.3A genomic DNA:
- a CDS encoding YafY family protein, with protein sequence MNKTDRLLAIVLELQRKGTLRAEDLSATFETSIRTIYRDMQALSEAGVPIVGAPGQGYSLMEGYFLPPVSFSVEEAVALLIGADMVEQVFDQNFGNSARAVQRKVEAILSADVGEQASRIRSTFRLISPRANNLREQEKAHAQLLHDAIINERKVRFRYRRGTPGEGDDRETVRDVAPYGLVLVRGSWTLLAHCDLRQDIRRFRLSRMSGLIVLEDRFILPDHFNFEEYKPLDDRSLEVQIVISTAVADRVKESGYFFIEEITEHPDGFLVRLRVRQIEEILSWVLGLGADAVVLTPESLRSRMREEAKQLFERY encoded by the coding sequence ATGAACAAAACAGACCGTTTGTTGGCAATCGTTCTGGAGCTGCAGCGCAAAGGTACGTTACGCGCAGAAGATTTGTCCGCGACCTTCGAGACGAGCATCCGGACGATTTATCGTGACATGCAGGCATTAAGCGAAGCAGGCGTCCCCATCGTTGGGGCACCGGGTCAGGGCTATTCGTTAATGGAAGGATATTTTCTGCCGCCCGTCAGTTTTTCGGTAGAAGAAGCCGTTGCACTCTTGATCGGAGCAGACATGGTTGAGCAAGTATTTGACCAAAACTTTGGCAACAGCGCAAGAGCCGTACAGCGCAAAGTAGAAGCGATCCTGTCTGCCGATGTAGGCGAACAAGCCAGCCGTATCCGCTCAACCTTTCGCCTCATAAGCCCCAGAGCGAACAATTTGCGCGAGCAGGAAAAAGCGCATGCACAACTCCTCCACGATGCGATCATCAATGAACGGAAGGTGCGGTTCCGCTATCGGAGGGGTACGCCTGGGGAGGGTGACGATCGTGAAACAGTGCGTGACGTTGCTCCATATGGTCTAGTGCTGGTTCGTGGTTCTTGGACATTACTCGCTCATTGCGATCTGCGACAGGATATTCGTCGATTCCGCCTGTCACGCATGAGCGGCCTGATTGTATTGGAAGACCGCTTTATCCTCCCTGACCATTTCAATTTTGAAGAATACAAGCCTCTCGACGATCGATCCCTGGAGGTGCAGATCGTCATCAGCACAGCTGTCGCTGATCGGGTAAAAGAATCGGGCTATTTTTTTATAGAAGAGATTACAGAGCATCCGGACGGCTTTCTCGTCAGATTGCGCGTCAGACAAATCGAAGAAATATTGTCTTGGGTACTGGGGTTGGGGGCTGATGCGGTTGTTCTTACGCCTGAATCCTTGCGTAGCCGAATGCGCGAAGAAGCCAAACAATTATTCGAACGCTACTGA